The proteins below are encoded in one region of Segatella copri:
- a CDS encoding site-specific integrase: protein MRCTFKTVFYVNGSKERNGIVPIMGRVTINGTIAQFSCKQSVTKAIWDAKGNRAIGKSKEAKEVNFALDNIKAQIAKHYQRLSDREAFVTAEMVRNAYQGIGTEYETLLRAFDKENAAFAKRVGKDRAKNTYNKYLVVRKYVAEFIKYQYKRSDMSMNELTEEFIRDYCLYLKNVVGLAQSSIWIYSIPLKHIVTAAHYNGKIPRNPFAMYHVDPDHKEREFLTLDELTAMTNIKLEDPNMAFARDLFIFGCWTGISFIDIKNLTEDNISMVNSAPWIVSKRQKTGVPFQIKLMDIPMQIVERYKSFRKGNHLFNIGNLDGINKRIKKVAVMCGIKKRVSFHVSRHSWAVLALEYGMPIESVSKILGHTNITTTQIYAKVTSTKLDHDIAVFESRIKGHLPVMGGMA from the coding sequence ATGAGATGCACTTTCAAGACAGTCTTCTATGTAAATGGAAGCAAGGAGAGAAACGGAATTGTCCCTATCATGGGACGTGTGACAATCAACGGAACTATCGCACAGTTCAGTTGCAAGCAGAGCGTTACCAAGGCTATCTGGGATGCCAAGGGCAACAGAGCCATAGGCAAGAGTAAGGAAGCCAAGGAGGTGAATTTTGCGCTCGACAACATCAAGGCTCAAATCGCCAAGCATTACCAACGACTTTCCGACCGTGAGGCGTTCGTTACCGCTGAAATGGTGAGAAACGCCTATCAAGGCATAGGCACCGAATACGAGACCTTGCTCAGAGCTTTCGACAAGGAGAACGCAGCCTTTGCCAAGCGTGTAGGCAAGGACAGAGCCAAGAACACTTACAACAAGTATCTTGTGGTGAGAAAGTACGTTGCCGAGTTCATCAAGTATCAGTACAAGCGCAGCGATATGTCCATGAATGAGCTTACCGAGGAGTTTATCCGTGACTATTGCCTTTACTTGAAAAATGTGGTAGGGCTTGCGCAGTCCTCCATTTGGATTTACTCAATACCTCTGAAACATATCGTTACGGCGGCACACTACAACGGCAAGATACCGAGAAATCCGTTTGCCATGTACCACGTTGACCCAGACCACAAGGAACGTGAGTTCTTGACCTTGGATGAGCTTACTGCCATGACTAATATAAAGTTGGAAGACCCCAATATGGCATTTGCAAGAGACCTCTTTATCTTTGGTTGTTGGACAGGTATATCATTCATTGACATCAAGAACTTGACTGAGGACAATATCAGCATGGTAAACAGTGCTCCTTGGATTGTGTCCAAGCGTCAGAAGACAGGCGTGCCGTTTCAAATCAAGCTGATGGATATTCCTATGCAGATTGTTGAGCGATACAAATCTTTCAGAAAGGGCAACCACTTGTTCAACATTGGTAATCTTGACGGCATCAACAAGCGCATTAAAAAAGTAGCTGTAATGTGTGGCATCAAGAAGCGGGTTTCGTTCCATGTATCCCGTCATAGTTGGGCTGTTTTAGCCTTGGAGTATGGTATGCCGATAGAAAGTGTGAGTAAGATTCTTGGTCACACGAACATCACCACAACGCAGATATACGCTAAGGTGACAAGCACCAAGCTTGACCATGACATAGCAGTCTTTGAAAGTCGAATCAAGGGGCATTTGCCAGTTATGGGAGGAATGGCATGA
- a CDS encoding pilus assembly protein N-terminal domain-containing protein has product MKIKMILIALTALLSLASCGDDDSGIQLTQDEIIGDINTGKKIVITSLTTYTESSSKVNVNGAKGKISATSSDESIAKVSCSTNEAEKEIYVSGVSVGNTTITITDSDGNTAVLKVEVKDWTTLWELSRTMYVVDRKCFVEGVSSEDSATIAADAIEKDSYNKYYTIRTRDYIPFGSYVTKRLTITDDKGNVRMDGILKIQPNADNSEVWHLLPIGNYTEVVLATFYYDQESIVKDVTDYYKTAYPKIKKVELHAIYAVEELEPDK; this is encoded by the coding sequence ATGAAAATTAAAATGATTCTTATTGCATTAACCGCTTTGCTATCTTTGGCAAGCTGCGGTGATGATGACTCTGGTATTCAACTCACACAAGACGAAATCATTGGTGACATAAATACTGGTAAAAAGATTGTGATTACCTCTCTTACCACCTATACGGAAAGTAGCAGCAAAGTTAATGTAAATGGAGCTAAAGGCAAAATATCAGCAACATCTTCCGATGAAAGTATAGCCAAAGTCTCGTGCTCAACAAATGAAGCAGAGAAAGAAATCTATGTAAGTGGTGTTTCTGTAGGAAATACCACTATCACCATAACCGATTCCGATGGAAATACTGCTGTATTAAAGGTTGAAGTAAAAGATTGGACGACTCTTTGGGAACTTAGTAGAACAATGTATGTGGTAGATAGAAAATGTTTTGTTGAAGGTGTTTCTTCTGAGGATTCTGCAACTATTGCAGCTGATGCCATAGAGAAAGACTCATACAATAAATATTATACAATACGTACTCGTGATTATATTCCTTTCGGCTCTTATGTAACCAAGAGACTAACCATTACAGATGATAAAGGAAATGTCCGCATGGATGGAATTCTTAAGATTCAGCCAAATGCCGATAACTCCGAAGTTTGGCATTTATTACCTATTGGTAATTATACGGAAGTCGTTTTGGCTACATTTTACTATGACCAAGAAAGTATAGTCAAAGATGTGACAGATTATTATAAAACGGCATATCCTAAGATTAAGAAAGTTGAACTACATGCCATTTATGCAGTAGAAGAATTAGAACCAGACAAGTAA